In Erythrobacter sp. F6033, a single genomic region encodes these proteins:
- a CDS encoding TauD/TfdA family dioxygenase encodes MIVEPSGASCGARISGVDLSGELSADLIADIRSTWLKHRVVAFTDQCMDDDALERFTIAMGGFGYDPFFDPIEGRKNIAAIKREADEVSPLFAENWHSDWSFLPQPPSGTCLLAIDIPPVGGDTLFSNQITAFAALPEQRKAELRRLTAIHSARRGYAPNGLYGDNDKGRSMAIRPSEAALAQQAHPLVKTHSETGEEALFCSLSYTVGIEGMSEEEALQLVMELHQWCEREEFVFRHQWEPGMLLLWDNRSVNHKATGGYEGYRRELHRTTIAA; translated from the coding sequence ATGATTGTAGAACCGTCCGGCGCATCATGTGGCGCTAGGATTTCAGGCGTTGATCTGTCCGGCGAGCTATCGGCTGACTTGATCGCTGATATTCGCTCAACTTGGCTTAAGCACAGAGTCGTCGCGTTCACTGATCAATGCATGGACGATGACGCTCTCGAACGCTTCACCATTGCGATGGGTGGCTTTGGCTATGACCCGTTCTTTGATCCGATTGAAGGACGCAAGAACATTGCCGCGATTAAGCGCGAGGCCGATGAGGTTTCGCCTCTTTTTGCGGAGAACTGGCACAGCGACTGGAGCTTTCTGCCCCAACCTCCATCGGGAACATGCTTGCTCGCGATCGATATTCCACCAGTTGGCGGTGACACGCTTTTTAGCAATCAGATAACGGCCTTCGCTGCGCTGCCAGAACAGAGAAAAGCAGAGCTAAGGAGACTCACAGCGATCCATTCAGCCCGTCGAGGATATGCCCCGAATGGACTCTATGGCGACAACGATAAAGGTCGATCCATGGCCATCCGCCCGAGCGAAGCGGCATTGGCCCAGCAAGCGCATCCTTTGGTAAAGACCCATTCTGAAACCGGTGAAGAAGCGCTATTTTGCTCGCTGAGCTATACTGTGGGCATTGAAGGCATGAGCGAGGAAGAAGCGCTTCAGCTCGTAATGGAGCTGCACCAATGGTGCGAACGAGAGGAATTCGTTTTCAGGCACCAATGGGAGCCGGGCATGCTGTTACTCTGGGACAATCGCAGTGTTAATCACAAAGCCACTGGTGGTTACGAAGGCTATCGCCGAGAATTGCACCGCACAACGATTGCTGCCTAA
- a CDS encoding fatty acid desaturase, with protein sequence MFFLTALRLNHEAIHHNLGFSSLGHRMVLHALSLVMLGSNHSVAFNHLRHHQHINTKQDLEGKAGQMSLWQVIIYGPFFPLECHIAALREGGPVWRRKVLIDLGLNFALPALAFSFGLAFIAWHFLAMLLAQCFTALFAVWITHHGCDESALVARTQRGRMVNAVSYNMFFHLEHHLFPGVPVKHLPTLAERLEAVEPAFAKAIRPVLGR encoded by the coding sequence ATGTTTTTCCTGACCGCACTCAGGCTCAACCATGAAGCCATCCATCATAACCTAGGCTTCTCAAGCCTCGGGCATAGAATGGTTCTTCATGCCCTCAGTCTGGTTATGTTAGGCAGCAACCACTCGGTTGCATTCAACCACCTTCGGCATCACCAGCACATAAACACAAAACAAGATTTGGAAGGCAAGGCCGGCCAGATGAGCCTTTGGCAGGTTATCATCTATGGCCCGTTTTTCCCGTTAGAATGCCATATTGCAGCACTTCGAGAAGGTGGGCCCGTTTGGCGGCGAAAAGTCTTGATCGATCTTGGCCTTAACTTTGCCCTTCCCGCTCTCGCGTTCAGCTTCGGTTTGGCGTTTATCGCGTGGCATTTCCTTGCGATGCTTCTGGCTCAATGTTTCACAGCTTTGTTCGCTGTCTGGATTACTCATCACGGCTGCGATGAAAGCGCCCTAGTCGCGCGCACTCAGCGAGGAAGGATGGTCAATGCGGTCAGCTACAACATGTTCTTCCATCTGGAGCATCACCTCTTTCCCGGCGTTCCTGTGAAGCACCTTCCGACACTTGCGGAGCGGCTTGAGGCCGTTGAGCCTGCCTTCGCCAAAGCCATCCGGCCAGTCTTAGGACGATAG
- a CDS encoding NYN domain-containing protein, translated as MSDSELKNIALLIDADNTTPQGIDPVLTVMAELGQVNIRRAYGNFAKDNLSRWDKITNTYGIRPQQQFDVSKGKNATDMAMTIDAIDLLYQGKVDGFGIMTSDSDFTPLVTRLRQDGILVYGFGEKKTPPAFQAVCTRFLYIDELIAATSDDATRQKNGRETKANVGDLDELISAAYREAKRDDDGWAKLQQLGQIAGNRSSFDVRNYGYKSLSDLFASLDNFKVERRDSNQVYVKRLH; from the coding sequence ATGTCAGATAGTGAACTCAAAAACATCGCCCTGCTGATCGACGCAGATAACACGACACCGCAAGGAATCGATCCAGTTTTGACCGTTATGGCGGAGCTTGGTCAGGTGAATATCCGCCGCGCTTACGGCAATTTTGCGAAGGATAATCTGTCGCGCTGGGACAAGATCACCAATACTTATGGCATCCGTCCTCAGCAGCAATTTGACGTGTCGAAAGGCAAAAATGCGACCGACATGGCTATGACAATTGACGCGATTGATCTGCTTTATCAGGGCAAGGTTGATGGATTCGGTATCATGACCTCTGATAGCGATTTCACTCCTTTGGTCACACGCCTGCGACAGGATGGTATTCTTGTGTATGGGTTTGGTGAGAAGAAGACGCCACCAGCTTTTCAGGCAGTTTGCACCCGGTTTTTGTACATTGATGAGCTAATTGCGGCGACGTCAGACGATGCCACGAGACAAAAGAACGGTCGCGAAACAAAGGCGAACGTGGGCGACTTGGACGAGTTGATATCGGCAGCATACCGCGAAGCGAAGCGCGATGATGATGGCTGGGCCAAACTTCAGCAACTCGGTCAAATCGCTGGAAATCGTTCAAGCTTCGATGTCCGAAACTACGGGTACAAGAGCCTTTCCGACCTGTTCGCGTCTCTCGACAATTTCAAGGTTGAACGGCGCGATAGCAATCAAGTGTATGTGAAGCGCCTGCATTAA
- a CDS encoding carbonic anhydrase, giving the protein MPEFAELLKGYRRFREDTYPRQRERFEETIALGQHPKLMIIGCSDSRVDPAQIFDVDPGEIFVVRNVAALVPPFEKSPGQHGVSAAVEFAVQMLEVKQILVMGHGRCGGCKAALRQDFAGTDPGDGGFLADWITLLDEAREPVARKHGTEGRKAELAMEFAAIRQSLTNLRSFPWVADKERDGSLKLRGAHFSIKEGVLYSLDEDTGEFLPED; this is encoded by the coding sequence GTGCCTGAGTTTGCTGAACTTCTAAAAGGATATCGCCGGTTTCGCGAAGATACCTATCCGCGTCAACGAGAGCGTTTTGAAGAGACGATCGCTTTGGGGCAGCATCCCAAATTGATGATTATCGGTTGCTCAGACAGCCGAGTGGATCCGGCGCAGATATTTGACGTAGATCCTGGTGAAATCTTCGTTGTTCGCAATGTCGCAGCGCTTGTTCCACCTTTTGAAAAATCGCCGGGTCAGCACGGCGTTTCTGCGGCGGTGGAATTCGCTGTGCAGATGCTTGAGGTAAAACAAATCCTCGTGATGGGGCATGGTAGGTGCGGCGGTTGCAAAGCCGCTTTACGGCAAGACTTTGCCGGCACGGATCCGGGCGACGGCGGTTTTCTCGCTGATTGGATCACTTTGCTGGATGAAGCGCGTGAACCTGTCGCCCGCAAACACGGAACAGAGGGACGCAAAGCTGAACTCGCGATGGAGTTCGCAGCAATTCGCCAGAGCCTCACAAACCTTCGCAGTTTCCCATGGGTTGCCGATAAAGAACGAGATGGAAGCTTGAAGCTCCGCGGAGCACATTTCTCAATCAAGGAAGGTGTCCTCTACTCACTAGATGAGGACACAGGCGAATTTCTGCCGGAAGATTAA
- a CDS encoding Tad domain-containing protein yields the protein MAIKNEQETAAPKTFWRSLTQDATANTIVIVAVSLVPLMAMVGGGVDASRYYMADTRLQAACDAGALAARRAMDADTFDDSHKQIANNFFDQNFEDGLFGMEDRSRVYTATEDGKVQGSASGTLPSSIMGAFGYDEFDLSVNCEADINVSNTDIMFVLDVTGSMNCAPDNPNGGSCNNVEATNAKIKSLRASALTFYDTVDAATSNSAQVRYGILPYSSSINVGAHLSSAWLADTHTYQSREPTVIQEIDWVDDENGAISSTKTGDNDGYPYLGANETRVPGLTYDECVDYAFGYPHWDIPYEFDTSDLTLTSQTSSGTTGEATYEGEITWKVLWNFVSGNYTGGSCNITYDEYSYTADGTVTVGQVQEITETFAYRFDEIEYDLSSLYSTGSLIAPTGTNGANEAHTWNGCIEEADTSNTGTFSPLPASANDLDIDLVPNSASEYWKPILASLVFYRFDTETGDWSRDEEITTTDWSQNPSTTCPKAARKLAKFNDRTELEDWLSASNGFVGRGSTYHDIGMIWGGRFISPDGIFSSENATAPNGDAISRHIIFMTDGILSTSNTVYTPYGIEWWDRRVTDDGSAATGNTRHEARFQAACKAARDKNISVWVVAFGTTLTQNLIDCATTGRAYSASDADSLDDAFKEIAEKIAALRLTA from the coding sequence ATGGCTATTAAAAACGAGCAAGAAACCGCAGCGCCGAAAACATTTTGGCGTTCGCTGACGCAGGATGCGACAGCCAATACGATTGTTATCGTGGCCGTGTCACTTGTGCCGTTGATGGCGATGGTTGGCGGAGGCGTCGACGCAAGTCGATATTACATGGCTGACACCCGCTTGCAGGCCGCCTGCGACGCTGGTGCCCTCGCCGCACGCCGTGCAATGGATGCCGATACTTTTGACGATTCTCACAAGCAGATTGCCAACAACTTCTTCGATCAGAACTTTGAAGATGGCCTGTTCGGGATGGAGGATCGCTCCCGCGTCTACACCGCGACCGAAGACGGCAAAGTTCAAGGTTCCGCTTCTGGTACCCTTCCATCAAGCATCATGGGCGCATTCGGTTACGATGAATTCGATCTGTCGGTAAACTGCGAAGCGGACATCAATGTTTCGAACACGGACATTATGTTTGTACTCGACGTGACCGGTTCGATGAACTGCGCGCCCGACAATCCAAACGGCGGTTCGTGCAACAATGTCGAAGCGACAAATGCCAAGATCAAAAGTCTCCGCGCATCGGCACTCACGTTCTACGACACTGTTGATGCAGCGACGTCTAATTCTGCTCAGGTCCGTTACGGTATTCTGCCCTATTCAAGCTCAATCAATGTCGGCGCTCACTTGAGCAGCGCATGGCTTGCAGATACGCACACTTATCAATCGCGCGAGCCAACGGTTATCCAAGAAATTGATTGGGTTGACGATGAAAATGGAGCGATCAGCTCCACGAAAACTGGCGACAACGATGGGTATCCGTATCTGGGGGCAAACGAAACACGTGTGCCCGGCCTGACATATGACGAGTGCGTCGATTATGCATTCGGCTATCCACACTGGGATATCCCTTATGAGTTCGATACCAGTGATTTGACCCTTACATCCCAGACATCTAGCGGAACCACGGGTGAGGCAACCTATGAGGGCGAAATCACTTGGAAAGTGCTCTGGAACTTCGTCAGCGGCAACTACACGGGCGGCAGCTGCAACATTACGTATGACGAATATTCCTACACCGCAGATGGAACAGTGACGGTTGGCCAAGTCCAAGAAATAACCGAAACGTTCGCATATCGTTTTGATGAAATCGAATACGATCTGTCATCGCTCTACAGCACAGGATCTTTGATCGCGCCAACCGGGACGAACGGTGCAAATGAGGCGCACACATGGAATGGCTGCATCGAAGAAGCTGACACGTCGAATACCGGCACGTTCAGCCCGCTCCCTGCAAGCGCGAACGATCTTGACATCGATTTGGTACCGAATTCGGCCAGTGAGTACTGGAAGCCGATATTGGCGTCGCTGGTGTTTTACCGTTTCGATACCGAAACCGGTGACTGGAGCCGTGACGAAGAAATCACAACGACAGATTGGAGTCAGAACCCGTCAACCACTTGCCCGAAAGCGGCCAGGAAACTTGCGAAATTCAACGACCGCACCGAGCTGGAAGATTGGCTCAGCGCTTCGAATGGCTTCGTTGGTCGGGGCTCTACCTATCATGACATCGGCATGATCTGGGGCGGTCGCTTCATTTCGCCGGACGGAATTTTCTCGTCAGAGAATGCCACAGCTCCAAATGGCGATGCGATTTCGCGTCACATCATCTTTATGACTGACGGTATTTTGTCGACAAGCAACACCGTTTACACGCCTTATGGCATCGAATGGTGGGATCGCCGGGTCACCGACGATGGTTCAGCAGCGACGGGCAACACCCGCCACGAGGCGCGCTTCCAAGCTGCCTGTAAAGCGGCGCGGGACAAGAACATTTCTGTCTGGGTCGTCGCCTTCGGAACTACGCTCACGCAGAACCTGATCGACTGCGCAACTACTGGCCGGGCATATTCCGCTAGTGATGCTGACTCGCTCGATGATGCGTTTAAAGAGATCGCCGAGAAGATCGCCGCACTGAGGCTCACAGCATGA
- the gyrA gene encoding DNA gyrase subunit A, protein MSDDNDIIETPAPSPMGEYERIDIVDEMKTSYLDYAMSVIVSRALPDVRDGLKPVHRRILYASQEGGFVAGRPYRKSAKIVGDVMGNYHPHGDSAIYDALARMTQDWSMRVPLIDGQGNFGSMDPDPPASMRYTEARLARVANTLLDDLDKDTVNFADNYDGSTQEPTVLPARFPNLLVNGAGGIAVGMATNVPPHNLGEVIDGCLAFIEDPTITTEQLIEIIPGPDFPTAPLILGSSGAKAAYTTGRGSILMRCRHEVETKRGDRQSIVLTSIPYQVGKSGLVEKIADAAKEKRIEGISDIRDESSREGVRVVVDLKRDASPEVVLNQMWRYTPAQSSFPANMLAIRNGRPETLMLRDIIQSFIAFREEVITRRTKFELNKARERAHLLLGLVVAVSNLDEVVAMIRGASNPAEARAKLLAKEWPIGDIAQYIRLVEAIEPNADETSGTYKLSERQVKAILELRLHRLTALGRDEIGDELKELSIQIEELLSILSDRVKLYGVMREELEEIKATYATPRVSEIAPAWDGLDDEDLIERDDMVVTVTLDGYIKRTPLSTFRAQNRGGKGRAGMSTKDEDAIAEMFVTSTHNPVLFFSTAGKVYRLKVWKLPEGGPATRGRPIINMLPALDDGETIRTVLPLPEDEEEWGALSVVFATAKGNVRRNSMDSFTNIPSNGKFAMKFDEESDDQLIGVRLVGAGDDVLLATRLGKAIRFAAEDVRSFTSRTSTGVRGMKLAEGDEVVSLSTLTATGTTPDEREQYLKFAPWKGAKEGKPDLADERYETLKEKEQFILTVCANGYGKVSSAYEYRRIGRGGQGLINIDNIARNGPVVASFNVETGQQLMLVTDQAKLIRIGLESLRVIGRNSAGVRLFTVGKNETIVSAVKIDETEEPENEAEEAIVEEMVGRNADETTPDTTAHSDNNIDGGTGD, encoded by the coding sequence TTGAGCGACGATAACGACATCATCGAAACCCCCGCCCCTTCACCAATGGGGGAATACGAACGCATCGACATCGTCGATGAGATGAAGACCAGCTACCTCGATTACGCGATGAGCGTGATCGTGTCGCGGGCCCTTCCCGACGTTCGCGACGGGTTAAAACCGGTCCACCGCCGTATCCTATATGCGAGCCAAGAAGGCGGCTTTGTCGCTGGGCGGCCATACCGGAAGAGTGCGAAAATCGTTGGCGACGTGATGGGCAACTATCACCCCCATGGCGATTCCGCGATCTATGATGCGCTGGCTCGTATGACCCAAGATTGGTCCATGCGGGTTCCCCTTATCGATGGCCAAGGCAACTTTGGCTCGATGGACCCGGATCCACCGGCTTCCATGCGTTATACCGAGGCTCGTTTGGCGCGTGTGGCAAACACGCTGCTTGACGACCTTGATAAGGACACGGTCAACTTCGCTGACAACTATGATGGCAGCACTCAGGAACCGACTGTTCTGCCTGCTCGCTTTCCAAACCTGCTGGTCAATGGCGCTGGTGGTATTGCCGTCGGCATGGCGACCAATGTTCCGCCGCACAATCTTGGCGAGGTGATAGACGGCTGCCTCGCATTCATCGAAGATCCGACAATCACGACCGAACAATTGATTGAGATCATTCCCGGGCCTGACTTCCCAACCGCCCCTCTCATTCTGGGATCGAGCGGTGCCAAGGCGGCCTACACAACCGGGCGTGGATCAATTCTAATGCGCTGCCGGCATGAGGTGGAAACCAAACGCGGCGACCGTCAATCAATCGTGTTGACCTCTATTCCCTATCAAGTCGGCAAATCCGGATTGGTTGAGAAGATTGCAGATGCCGCGAAGGAAAAGCGGATCGAGGGTATTTCCGACATCCGCGACGAAAGTTCGCGTGAGGGCGTACGCGTTGTTGTCGACCTTAAGCGTGATGCTTCGCCCGAAGTCGTTCTCAATCAGATGTGGCGCTACACCCCAGCGCAATCGAGCTTTCCGGCAAATATGCTCGCAATTCGCAATGGGCGTCCCGAAACGCTCATGCTGCGGGACATCATCCAAAGCTTCATCGCCTTCCGTGAAGAAGTCATCACTCGCAGAACCAAGTTTGAGCTGAACAAAGCGCGTGAGCGCGCGCATCTGTTGCTTGGCCTTGTGGTCGCTGTGTCGAACCTCGATGAGGTTGTGGCGATGATCAGAGGGGCCTCCAACCCAGCTGAAGCCCGAGCAAAACTACTCGCGAAAGAATGGCCGATTGGCGATATCGCTCAGTACATCAGGCTCGTCGAAGCTATCGAACCGAATGCGGATGAGACCAGCGGCACATACAAACTGTCTGAGCGTCAGGTTAAAGCGATCCTTGAATTACGCCTGCACCGTCTGACGGCGCTTGGTCGAGACGAAATCGGTGACGAACTGAAAGAACTCTCGATCCAGATCGAAGAATTGCTCTCAATCCTATCGGACCGGGTCAAACTCTATGGCGTGATGCGCGAAGAGCTTGAGGAAATCAAAGCGACCTACGCAACACCGCGTGTCTCTGAGATCGCTCCTGCCTGGGACGGTCTTGATGATGAGGACCTTATTGAGCGGGACGACATGGTCGTCACTGTTACGCTTGACGGCTATATCAAGCGGACGCCTCTCTCGACGTTCCGCGCGCAGAACCGCGGCGGTAAAGGTCGTGCAGGCATGTCGACGAAGGACGAAGATGCCATTGCTGAGATGTTCGTCACCTCGACGCACAACCCGGTCCTGTTCTTCTCCACTGCCGGCAAAGTGTATCGCCTGAAGGTTTGGAAACTGCCCGAAGGTGGCCCGGCCACACGCGGGCGCCCGATCATTAACATGCTTCCTGCTCTGGATGATGGTGAAACAATCCGGACCGTACTGCCCCTCCCCGAAGACGAAGAGGAATGGGGTGCGCTGTCAGTTGTATTCGCAACGGCAAAGGGCAATGTCCGGCGCAATAGCATGGATTCATTCACAAACATTCCGTCGAACGGAAAGTTTGCGATGAAGTTTGACGAGGAAAGCGACGATCAACTGATCGGCGTTCGCCTTGTTGGTGCGGGCGATGATGTCTTGCTTGCAACCCGTCTGGGCAAAGCCATCCGCTTTGCTGCGGAAGATGTTCGATCCTTTACCTCGCGCACATCAACAGGTGTTCGCGGCATGAAGCTGGCCGAAGGTGACGAAGTGGTTTCACTTTCGACACTTACGGCGACCGGCACGACACCGGATGAGCGCGAACAATACCTGAAATTCGCACCTTGGAAGGGTGCAAAAGAGGGCAAGCCTGATCTTGCAGATGAGCGGTACGAAACGCTCAAAGAGAAAGAGCAGTTCATCCTGACGGTCTGCGCCAATGGATATGGCAAGGTGTCCAGCGCCTACGAATATCGCCGCATCGGACGCGGCGGCCAAGGTCTAATCAATATCGATAACATCGCGCGCAACGGCCCAGTGGTAGCGAGCTTTAATGTCGAAACCGGTCAGCAACTCATGCTGGTGACAGATCAAGCTAAGTTGATCCGCATCGGTCTGGAAAGCCTTCGCGTGATCGGCCGCAACTCCGCTGGCGTGAGACTCTTCACAGTCGGGAAGAACGAAACCATCGTTAGCGCCGTAAAGATCGATGAGACCGAGGAACCGGAGAACGAAGCCGAAGAAGCAATTGTAGAGGAAATGGTCGGCCGTAACGCCGATGAGACTACGCCCGATACAACTGCACATTCAGACAACAATATCGACGGTGGAACGGGCGATTGA
- the trmFO gene encoding methylenetetrahydrofolate--tRNA-(uracil(54)-C(5))-methyltransferase (FADH(2)-oxidizing) TrmFO — translation MAHDVHIIGGGLAGSEAAWQLAKRGVKVRLSEMRGSGEMTPAHQTDGLAELVCSNSFRSDDDTKNAVGLLHHEMRELDSIVMRAGEVARVPAGSAMAVDRDVFSAEVEKTLSSHPNITVVRERVDTLPESGLTIVATGPLTAQSLAQSIVGATGEERLAFFDAIAPIIHRDSIDMSKCWVQSRWNKRTEASNEDGDYINCPMTKEQYLAFHQGLIEGEKTEFKEWETDTPYFDGCMPIEVMASRGVETLRYGPMKGVGLDNPFDRNEEFPQGRWPYAVVQLRQDNKLGTLWNMVGFQTKLKYAGQVELFRTIPGLENAEFARLGGLHRNTFLNSPQVLDRQLRLNAARHIRFAGQVTGCEGYVESSAIGLVAGIMAAAELSGRDWQPLPSTTALGALLSHITGDADAATFQPMNVNFGLFPPLHEVSKKQRKEAYTSRAKQDLKAWIAELSEPVPA, via the coding sequence ATGGCACATGATGTTCACATTATTGGCGGCGGTTTGGCTGGTTCAGAGGCCGCATGGCAGCTTGCAAAACGCGGCGTAAAAGTCCGCTTGTCGGAAATGCGTGGTTCCGGCGAAATGACACCGGCACATCAAACAGATGGGTTGGCCGAACTGGTATGCTCGAACAGCTTCCGTTCTGATGATGACACCAAGAACGCCGTAGGTCTGTTGCATCATGAAATGCGAGAGCTCGATTCCATCGTTATGCGTGCAGGCGAAGTCGCCCGCGTACCTGCCGGCAGTGCCATGGCCGTAGACCGTGACGTATTCAGCGCCGAGGTCGAAAAGACGCTTTCCAGCCATCCTAATATCACAGTGGTGCGTGAACGTGTCGACACTTTGCCAGAGAGCGGTCTCACCATTGTGGCAACGGGGCCTTTGACCGCGCAATCATTGGCGCAGAGCATCGTCGGAGCGACCGGGGAAGAACGCCTTGCATTCTTTGATGCGATTGCCCCGATCATCCACCGTGACAGTATCGACATGTCGAAATGCTGGGTCCAATCCCGCTGGAACAAACGCACCGAAGCATCCAACGAAGATGGCGATTACATCAATTGTCCGATGACGAAAGAGCAATACCTTGCGTTTCATCAAGGGCTGATCGAAGGCGAAAAAACGGAATTCAAAGAATGGGAAACAGACACCCCTTACTTTGATGGCTGTATGCCTATCGAAGTGATGGCCTCCCGCGGTGTCGAGACGCTGCGCTATGGTCCGATGAAAGGCGTCGGCCTCGACAATCCATTCGACAGAAATGAAGAGTTCCCACAAGGACGCTGGCCTTATGCTGTCGTACAGCTGCGTCAGGACAACAAGCTTGGCACATTGTGGAACATGGTCGGTTTTCAGACGAAGCTGAAATATGCAGGCCAGGTCGAACTGTTTCGCACGATACCTGGTTTGGAAAATGCAGAATTTGCCCGGCTAGGCGGTCTACACCGGAACACTTTCCTTAATTCCCCTCAGGTTCTTGATCGGCAACTCCGATTGAACGCTGCCCGACATATTCGTTTTGCAGGTCAGGTGACGGGCTGCGAGGGTTACGTCGAAAGCTCCGCAATCGGGTTGGTCGCAGGAATTATGGCCGCAGCGGAGCTATCAGGGCGCGATTGGCAGCCTCTACCCTCTACAACCGCACTTGGGGCCTTACTCAGTCACATCACTGGTGATGCAGATGCAGCCACATTCCAACCGATGAATGTGAACTTCGGCCTTTTCCCGCCTCTGCACGAGGTGAGTAAGAAACAACGCAAAGAAGCCTACACATCGCGTGCCAAGCAAGATCTCAAGGCTTGGATCGCCGAGCTGTCAGAGCCTGTGCCAGCCTGA
- a CDS encoding transcriptional regulator, whose product MIETVTRKRIEILADTQLQKRVTDAIEKAGITGWTIVPVTSGKGREGAWREERVMGTDKVFVLTIAAEDKASALAETLAPMLTRYGFIFSMWDVQVIRGERF is encoded by the coding sequence ATGATCGAAACAGTCACCAGAAAACGTATCGAAATTCTGGCTGATACACAGCTGCAAAAGCGTGTGACCGACGCGATTGAGAAAGCTGGCATCACAGGTTGGACGATTGTCCCCGTCACAAGCGGCAAAGGCCGCGAAGGCGCATGGCGCGAAGAACGTGTTATGGGGACAGATAAAGTGTTTGTTTTGACCATAGCTGCGGAAGATAAGGCCTCAGCCCTTGCCGAAACGCTTGCTCCCATGCTTACACGGTATGGCTTCATCTTCAGCATGTGGGACGTGCAGGTGATCCGAGGGGAACGCTTCTAG
- a CDS encoding lysoplasmalogenase family protein translates to MAKNALIEHRPWLLASVIAAGAYYFLWNNPIGEIYLIALKGAGVGLLAVYAGRRTSGADGSILVAALVLSAAADMALVLDMTLGGALFALSHIVATVLYLRNRRSETTRSQRLTAMALLVGAPVISYLLSQDIMIGIYALTLGAMAASAWSSRFPRYRVGLGAVLFVMSDWLIFSELGPFDLAPLPDLLIWPLYFAGQLMIATGVVQTLRGELPVR, encoded by the coding sequence ATGGCAAAAAACGCACTAATCGAGCACCGCCCGTGGTTGTTGGCCAGCGTGATCGCCGCTGGCGCGTATTACTTCCTTTGGAACAATCCGATTGGCGAGATCTATCTCATCGCTTTGAAAGGTGCAGGTGTAGGCTTGCTGGCTGTATATGCGGGGAGGCGGACAAGCGGGGCTGACGGATCAATCTTGGTTGCAGCCCTTGTGCTGTCCGCCGCTGCCGACATGGCTCTGGTTCTCGATATGACCTTGGGAGGTGCTCTTTTCGCCTTGTCGCATATCGTGGCCACCGTTCTCTATTTGCGTAATCGACGGTCGGAAACGACCCGAAGTCAAAGATTGACGGCAATGGCATTGTTGGTGGGTGCCCCGGTGATCTCCTACCTATTGAGTCAGGACATCATGATCGGCATTTACGCTCTTACGTTGGGCGCGATGGCTGCGAGCGCATGGTCCAGCCGTTTCCCTCGATACCGAGTGGGCTTGGGGGCCGTGCTTTTTGTGATGAGTGACTGGCTTATCTTCAGTGAACTTGGACCATTCGATCTGGCACCTCTGCCTGACCTGTTGATCTGGCCCCTCTATTTTGCTGGGCAACTCATGATTGCCACCGGGGTTGTTCAGACACTGCGCGGAGAGCTTCCGGTCCGCTGA